In Haliaeetus albicilla chromosome 22, bHalAlb1.1, whole genome shotgun sequence, the genomic window ATAGATGTGATTCGACCATATGTTGTATTAAGGCAGGTATACTATcatttgggggaagaaaattTATGTGATTGTTTGAACTATATGTAGCATCTTACTTAATAGCCATTTATGGATATTGCTagaatttgtcttttttaaactCATGTGAGTGTTAATTAGCCATCCTGCAGCAATGTCTCTACAGAGTTCAACTGTGCTGTGCGTGCAGATGAATGGCCCTAGTTTTGAGTTGCCACCAATAATTTAACTTGATATCACCTATTTCATTTAttggaagaaatactgaatagTGTTTCATACTCACTTTTCCCATTCCATGTGTGATTTAATAGATCTGTTTTAAACTTAACAGTTTGTCATGTGTTTTATATTTAGTGATTCCTTGAATAGAAGCCATTCCAAATTTTCAGCATTCATGTAACCAATCTATGCACAATTTTCCAGTTCTCGTACATGCTCTTTGAGATAGGAGACTCAGAACTGCACATGGTACTGAAGATAGCCGTGTATTAATTCATATGGTAtcacagtgttttcttctttatcttcctctcccccccagTAACTGGTAATGTACAATTTGGTTTATGGACTGCTATTGAGCATTTTTAGAGCTGTCTGTTAACCATGCTTAAGTAACAGTCAACGCAGAGACAGTtgttacatatttaaaattGGGATTATTCGTCccttcatttacattttcatgtttatttgcACTGAATTCCTTTTGTCATTATACTTCCTACGAGATCCTTCCACAGTTCTTTGCATTCAGATCTCATCTTGATTTCTCTGAATGATGTAGTATTGCCAGCAGACTTTGTCATCTCACCATTCACCCTTTTCTACCCATTTACAGAGGTGTTGTTCAGCATAGTTCTCAGCACAGATTCATACAAGAATCCGTTGATGATAACCTTTGCTGTGAAGGCTGACTATTTATCCCTGTCTTTTCTTTTATGTCTTTAAACTAGTTATCTATGTGGGGACCTTCcctcttttgttcatttttttttaaagtaagattTCTTAAtctaaaagtattttcaaacacAAATTATAATCCTGATCAAGTGGTTACCTGGAGGGAGGGGAGGTCTATGAGGTGTAAGGGTCCTTCCAAGCACTTGCTGTTTCACCGACAGGATGATCAGCTAGTAAAGCTTCAACAGTGCTACTGTCATCTTCCATTATTACTTCATATAGCTCTTCATGGtgtgaattttatttcctctgcctgcaggaaaACACAGTGGCAGGCCTACTGGCTCCTTTATGTTACTCATAGACAAGGGAACTGTAATTTTTGTAATGCAAATCCATAATCAGAAATAGAGGATTTGGAATCTGGCACTTGAACAGTGTCATTCTTTGAGATGTTGCAGGATGTCTGGTTCTAGCATAGCTTTGAAGTAACCGCATTATTCAgtgcaacattttaaaagtactaTAAAACCAGCAAATTTCTActtagtagaaaaaaaaaccctgtactAAGCAATAGTGCTACCATTTCTCATCCAAATGTCCCTAAGCTCAGAAACCTTGTGATACAGACTATGTAAAACCAGTAATTTTgtattatgttttcttttatctgGCAagtatgggggtttttttctagataCATAATGCTAGCATTTCTCCTCCTTAGTGGTCCTAAAGCCAAAATATTTGgataaaatttcagtttttccagTCAGTGGTCTCTACTCAAGTCTCttataattttggtttttttcatagcaACTTCCCAGAACCAAGTAGCATGTTACAGCTGTGCTTATCATATCGAGAAGTATATTTGTTTTACATTATGTCTAGCCTAAAGATAATATTTAGTTCTCCTTCCTGCTACATCAGTTGGTCTAATTTGCTGTCTACTCTTGCCTGTTTACGTTAACATTACTGTTCTGCaaatttcccattttctgctgacaccccccacacacactttaTCTTTCCACTAAATCTTTGgttttcctgttttgcttttcttccttttttctagACCCTTCATAGGTGGTCTTTCTGCCCAAATGGTGTTGCTAATGCATAATTTGGCATCAGCTATGActattctttttctccctcatcAATGAAAGTATTAAATAATTATCTTACACCTGTGAAACACTGGATTTTATAGACTTTGAAACAGCTGAAATGTCATAATTCTTTATATAGATATGTTTTAGATTTTATACTGCCTTGTTTTGTAGCCCAGAAATATATTTCTACATGGATCAGATCATCATGTAAAAATAGGAGACTTTGGATTAGCCTGCAAAGACCTTCTTTGGGATGATGCAGACCAGTGGTTTAAGACAGAAAGGATAAATGGTAAGAGAAAAAAGCTTCACGGGTTTCAGTGTTTTAAGTTTCTATGATATTAAAACCATTAAATATTAAGTGAAATGGTAACAATGTAACACTAGCTGAATAAGTCTAAATTGCCTTTTCAAAGGGTTGATGCATACTTCAGGAGTGGGGACTTGCCTCTATGCCTCACCAGAACAATTGCAGGGATCCCACTATGATTTCAAGGTAGGGAGGTTTtgatggtggttttttttttttttttctatttacacATGATGATAGATAATAGGAATAAAACAAGTCTTCCAGTAGGTAAATACATAATATTTGGTAAATACATAAATAGTCCTCCTACTGTTACACATAATGTTGTTGTTGAAGCATGGATTTCAATTTTGCCTTCTAGTTTGCTACTaatgcaaaaattatttgtgtttcTAAGATAATCTTGAGGAATGTATACAGATTTGAATGTGTTCCTTTAGTAGTGTCATGATACTTTTCATATCATCGTGAAACTTCATTGTTGCGCAACTCCTTCACATTGTgaattttttctgagaaatctagtaagtaattaaaaatagcagTTATCCCAGAACTTTTTCTTTACCCCATTACCAGTCAGACATGTACAGCATGGGTGTTATCCTGCTAGAACTCTTTCAACCGTTTggaacagaaatggaaagaacagAAGTTCTTACACATTTAAGGAATGGCCAAATTCCTCATACTTTCTACAAAAAATGGCCTATTCAAGCCAAGTATGTTAAACTCCTCACCAGTCAAAGATCTACAGAAAGACCAACTGCTGCTCAGCTGCGTGAAAGTGAACTATTTCATACCACAGAACACGTAAGTTATGCCAATAACCTCAATCTCTACAGgataaacaaatataaaaagaaaatgccctTTGTTTCCCTGCCTGTattatgtttttttttgttttaaattgagGATTGGGTGATTAAGACTCTTCTCTGATTACAGTATTTAGGCCACTGTATTAATGTTTCTGGTGTCTTTGCAATGAGATAAATGGTCACTAAGTATAGGTAACTTTATAAAGACTGGACAGTTAATTTATGTACAGCTTGAGGTATTTATAGGtcagaaaagcttttgaagcTTTTCATCAGCCCTGCAGAGTCCTTTatcattttccctttccttgccacacttttttgtttgtggatTAAGTTGTAGAATCAAATATGCAGAATAGCTGTGGTGCTGCAGAATGTGTCTGTAGTGGATTGCAAACACAATTCAAATAGGTTaataaggctttatccttgcCTGTCAATAAATGACATAAACTGACTCTCATTTTCAGGTTATTTCTAACCTACAACAGAAGGTGAaacagcaagaggaagaaatagaGAAACTGAGAGAGAGAATAAGACTGCTTTCTGAAGAACAAGGTGAACATATGAGACTAGGTTCTCCTGTTTAAGTACAGGAAGAATGAACCTCTATTATATGCTAAGttatataaaatgtttctttttttacataaaaatatttcaatgcaTTTTGATTTTCCTGTCTGTTCTTTAAAGGTATTCATCTTTTTATCTTAGTTCAGAAGTCTCCAGTCAACAGAAAGGATTCGTGTTGCACTTAAATTGTACTGAGGCTAACTTGTGTAAATAAGCATTTTGGTTACAGGGGAAAatagaaggaagaaggaaaagtgtAGCCTGTATTTACATAGGACTACTTTTAGATACCTTATAATCATTAAACAAACGTTGCACATCAGTTACAAAAAAGGTCACACCCAAAAGGTAGTTGTCATGTTTTTATTGACTTGAGAATTCTGTCCAACTGTAGTACTTGAATACATCTCAGAAAGGACTCAAACCACTACAGCAGGCATGAGGTGGAGTAAGATTAAAATAACACCATTATGAAGAGTACAGGCTTATTTTAGTAGCTTCATAACAGAAGTGAAAGGTGCCAAGTTCTCACATGACTTCATCCATTTTTGCACATTGGCTGGGGCAGCATTTACGCTACCTGTCTGCTGAAGTGCACACCACGCAACAATGTCTGCTACGGTGAGTTCATTTCCCACCAACCACGGTGTCTTGCCCAGGGCAGCATTCATAGAGCGCAAGACTGCTCCTTTTTCCTTACTGCTACCTTCTTTTAGCTGGAAGATGGCTGTATCAACCCAGCTGTCAATCAGAGTTGAAGTAACTGCATTGTACTTCTGGccaaacagggaaaagagaaatctaGCGATGTTCCCCTCTCCTTCAATAGGGCACATTGTTTGAATGCTAAACTTCATCTGGGGTTTTGGAactgaaattaagaaaagaaaaaaagtggatACCACATGGTAGAGAAGTTAAATGTAATGGTAATTCTATGATGTATTTTGTGATGCCAGCAACACCGTTAACTTCATTAACCTGATGAAcagatttcagttttcttaGTGTAAATACTTAGACTAAGGTGGGAACCTGGGATAGAGAGATCACTTTTTGCAAACTTCAGCCCAATCTCCCACCTCATTTCTATTCTAGTTAACTTATTTGTAGAAACTGAAAAACACTTCTATAAAAAAAGGCCCTGTGGATACAAACAACCATGTAAGTGCCACACGTATTTTAATAGCAGTAACCACAAACAAGAATCTTCCCCCTCTGTCCCCATCATCATTCACAGCTATAAAGAGAGAGCAAAGATAGTATCTGCAGTACATATCCATTGTGTGTCAGCACAAAGCATCTGTTGTCACAGTTTTATAGCACAAGTTTCATTTTCTCACCTATTGTAAAATACTGATCTACAAGATAACTTAATTCTTACCATCCTTCCAAATAAGAGTAAAGCCCAACTGATATTCGTGACGTGGTTGCTTCTTAGTCTGTTCTCCAAAGCATTTCAAGAGGTTTTCTGGCACGCTTTTCACTGATGAATGTGTGTGAACAGCTGATAATATTTTATAGCGTTCACAAAGCaggctgtgtagtactaataATGACAGCGGAGGTAGAGAAGGATTTGCATTTATTACAATATCTTTCAGGGCACCATAATCCTGAATGGAAAGGAGAACATTCAGCAGGTAAGACACATTCCAGATCAGACTCTGAAGTAGTGGAGTTTTCATTTGACACGAAAATGTACATAGTCATGCATGTGTATATCTGAAATTCTAATGACACTCAAATAAATCAATTCAAGTTCGgacatttaaaatttgtttaagCATTTAAACATCTTCCTCCCACAACCTATAATTCAAGAACATGACTGAGGTAAATTCTAGTCCAATCTGAAAGCAAAGTTAAAGTTTCCAGTTGGTAACAAACAAGAAACCAACTGtcataatttcaaaattaaccATTCTAGCTTGGAATTACATCCAGATGAGAATATATAGCATTTAGTATTTATAAATGTTTGTATCTATAATCTGGATGCCtgttgtagtttaaccccagccagcaactaagcaccatgcagccactcgcgagtcccgtcccgtcccccccccccagtgggacggggaagagaattggaaggaaaaaaggtaaaacttgtgggttgagataagaacagtttaataggacagaaaggaagaaaataacaacaacaataataaaatgacaagaataataaaaggattggaatatacaaaacaagtgatgcacaatgcaattgcttgccactcactgaccgatgcccagttagttcccaagcagcaatccctgcccaggccaactcccccccagtttatatactgggcatgacgtcacatggtgtggaatacccctttggccagtttgggtcagctgtcctggctgtgtcccctcccaaattcttgtgcccctccagccttctcgctggctgggcatgagaagctgaaaaatccttgacttagtctaaacactacttagcaacaactgaaaacatcagtgtgttatcaacattcttctcatactaaatctaaaacataacactgtaacagctactagaaagaaaattaactctatcgcagccgaaaccaggacactgccCAAAACAAAATGGCAGTTGTAGGTTATTTGTAAGGATATAAGACTTGAATATTAAGTTCTGAGTGTCCCAGATTTTAATGCCACCCTTCCAACCCTGAAAATCTGAGAGCAAAGAAAGTACCTATCAACATATATGCTCAAGTAAACTTACCTTTCCAAGCATCAAATCTAAATCTGCTCCATTTGTTGTCAAAGGAGAACATTCATCAGTTTGAATGATATTAGTTACATCAAAGTCAGCATCTGGGGTTTGTATCATCTTTGAGAGACCATCGACAGCACTCTTCAGTTCATACAAGCGTTTTAGAATCTCCTCCTGGCGGGATTCAAGTGCTTGAAGTGACGGGTCAACCTCTTCCTACAGAGGACGAAAAAACAACGTCACATAAATGGTCACTCAGGGCAGTGTCACAATCATTCACAGCTCACTTGACAGTAAGTTTTGAAGGACTTTAAACACATTCAAATAACCAGAATGTCATGGAATGTCATGATCTTATGTCTATTAGTTGTGTCTCTTCTTTTGTCTGTATGAATGTGGTGAGAGATGGGTTATTTAATCAAATCTCCGAAATCTTCCTacttaactttttcttttttaaaccactAGCTACAGCAAACTCCATAACGTGGTTAAGAATCAGACCATGACCACAGAAATTTCAAGTTGGCAGTGAAGTGCTGtattaaaacctgaaaaaccAAAGTCAGCTTGTCAGGATTCTCTTCAGCCCAGAAGAGCAGACTGATAAGAGTTTGTGTTGAGGCTGCCAAACACGGAAACTTTTTGACAATTCAGGTAgttaataaaagtaaaaaaaccctgtagGTTTAGATGGATGGTGTACCATACGAAATCACTCTTTGTAGCCATTCTTTGTTTCAGAGATTATAAAgtatagagaaaaaaagaccGTAGGCTTTGTTACATGTTAATCCCAATGCATCTTTCTGTTATCTCAAATATCTTGCAAGTCTCTTATGTTACAATGCTCCctcttttaaaagatgaaaaatatattcctgTGGGAGGTTTTAAGTCTACAAActtacattaaagaaaaatctttatacAAATAATCCAATTCTAAGCATCCTGAATAAGGATTAACAAAACCCAACTTATTGACCAAACTTCCTTCTTTCAGTCTCACGGATAAAGAGATAACAGGCAAGGTATCCAAGTGAAATCTTGATACCCACTTACACAATATTCTCAAAGACAAGACACGGAAACGCCTCTTAAGTGACCATTATTTGGCTAGTACGTAATTCCGTGAAATAAAAACCACTCTCAAGAGGAGACTGGTCGTTAATACTTTGCTGTTGCAAGGGGAGGGCATCTTAGCAGGCACTCCTGTGAAGTTCTGCCCCAAGTCTGCTCCTACTCAAGGATCTCCACCAGCAACCTGGGTGAGGAAAGCAAGTACTCACTGAAA contains:
- the AIMP2 gene encoding aminoacyl tRNA synthase complex-interacting multifunctional protein 2 codes for the protein MPMYKVRPFHRVGGEVLAEQLPSCMYRLPNLHRLPSTAASPPLPQEEVDPSLQALESRQEEILKRLYELKSAVDGLSKMIQTPDADFDVTNIIQTDECSPLTTNGADLDLMLGKDYGALKDIVINANPSLPPLSLLVLHSLLCERYKILSAVHTHSSVKSVPENLLKCFGEQTKKQPRHEYQLGFTLIWKDVPKPQMKFSIQTMCPIEGEGNIARFLFSLFGQKYNAVTSTLIDSWVDTAIFQLKEGSSKEKGAVLRSMNAALGKTPWLVGNELTVADIVAWCALQQTGSVNAAPANVQKWMKSCENLAPFTSVMKLLK